In Actinomycetota bacterium, the sequence GTGATGACGAGGTAGTCCAAGTGGATATCGGGGTGATCGACGAGGACTGCCCGACCTGCACGCTCGCCTGCCAGCGCACCGTCTTGAGCCGCCACTTCTGCCGCCACCGCAATGGCCCGCGGAAGCGCTACCGCTTCTCCCCGCTCATGCTTGGTCAAGAATCGATTGCGGCTGCTCAAAGCCAGGCCATCTTCTTCGCGCACGGTCGGAACTCCAACGACATTGATCGAGAAGCACAGGGACTTCACCATCGCTTTGATCAGTGCGAGCTGTTGGTAGTCCTTCTGTCCAAACAGCGCGAAGTCCGGGTCAGTCAAATTCAGAAATTTCGCGACCACCGTAAGCATCCCCTGGAAATGTCCAGGACGGGAACTGCCTTCAAGAATCGAACCAAGCTCACCGGGAATGACCATGACCTGTGCCCCGAGTTCCTGCAGATTCGCTGATCCGTACAACTCCTCAACTGCAGGGGCATACAGCAGATCAGCGCCAGCAACATTTGCGAGTTCGAGGTCATGGTCAAGAGTGCGGGGGTAGCGCTCGAAATCCTCAGCCTCGCCGAACTGAGTTGGATTGACGAAGTCGGTCACGATCACGCAGCCCGAACGACCCACCTCCTGACGCGCACAATGAATCAACTCCGCGTGACCCTCATGCAAGGCACCCATCGTCATCACCACGGCGACCGGAGTCAGTTGACCACGTTCGGCTACGAGTTCTGCGTGCGTGGAAACCAGACGTGCGGTCATGACGGATCGCCGTGGGAGTTGAGCACCTCAAGGAGCGGACCCGCCAGGCTGGCCGACAGCAAGCCTGCTTCAACGGCGCGGTCCGCAGTCACCCGAGCGAGCGCGCGATAGGCGGCTTCAGCAGTGCTTGATTCATTGCCGATGACTTCAATATGCGCTGCCACAGAGCGTGCATCTCCGCGTGCGACAGGTCCGGTCAATGCCTGATCGCCGAGCCGAAGGGCGTTATCCAGGCTTGCTCCAAGCAGCGGAGCGAGCACGCGTTGGGGCTGCTCAATGCCGGCTCGCTGCAGAAGTTCAACGCTCTGCGCCACAAGGGTGATCAGAAAGTTCGATCCGAAGGCAAGGGCTGCGTGATACAGCGGACGACTGCCTTCAGGCACCCAGACTGGCTCGCCTCCCATTTCGATCACGAGGGCTTCCGCCGCGCTGCGCAAGGCATCCGGAGCTGTCACCCCAAAGGGACAGTCAGCAAGCCGCGAAAGATCGATGCTGGTGCCGGTGAACGACATCACCGGGTGAATTGCCAGTGGCAGCGCACCTTCCTTCACCACCGCATCAAGGGCTTCGATGCCGTAACGACCGCTCAAGTGCATCCAGAACTGGCCAGGCCTGACAACACCGGCATTGGCAAGACCTTGCACTAGCCCGATCAGAGAGTCATCTGGCACAGCGACGAGTACAAGATCAGTCGTTGCAGCCACCTCGGCCAAGTCAACAATCGGAGTTGTCGGCAACAGCGCTTCAGCACGCAAGCGTGAAAGATCCGAGACGGCCGAGGCTGCAATGACGGGATGCCCAGCGCGCTGGAGTGCCGCGGCAATAACAGATCCAGCTCGGCCTGTGCCAATAACGCCGACACGAAGTCGGGGAGGAGCCGTCACAATCCCGAGCGTAGACGTTGCAGACTCGCCATGGTGACTGACGCTGCCTGAGAGGATGCCGCAGTGAGCACTCGCGAGGTCTTGGTCGCCTTCGGGATGGCACGACACTTGCCAGCGGACATGTATATCGACCTTGGCATGCTTCATCCAACACAACATGCGGCGCTGCAAATCAATCTCCACTTGGACGGCGAGATCATCATCGCTGCCGACCCACGAATCGGCTTCATGCATCGCAGCGATGAGAAGATCTTCGAATCCCTCGACTACCGACAACTGCTCATGTTGGCAAGTCGTCACGACTGGGTAAATGCCTTCCACGCTGAGTTGAATATCGCACTGCTACTTGAGGATGCGATGGGCATCACTCCGCCCGAACGTGCAAGCTGGTCGCGAATGCTGCTTGCCGAGCTTGACCGGGTCACCACGGGCCTGCTCATGCTTGGCGCCACCAGCACTGGGCCCTCGCAAGCGATACAGGCAAGAGAGAGTCTCATGCACGTGCATGAGCAGTTGACTGGAACGCGCCTGCACCCGATGTTCGTGCGCATCGGCGGAATCGCTCATGAACTGCCCCCGGAGTGGCTGGACGCGCTGGAGACCGAGCTCGATTCACTGCAGTTGCTCTTGCCAGCTTTGCGCAGCCAGGCCGAACGCGAGTTCGCACATCTGATTGGCATCGGAGTCATCACCGACGAGCAGGTGAACACATTCGGCCTATCCGGGATTTGCGCACGCGCCTGTGGGATCAACATGGATCTGCGGATCCAGCAGCCCTATCTGGCATACGCCCAAGTCAAAGTGCCCATGCAACTTGGGCAGGCCAGCGATATTCCCAGTCGCCTGGGCCTGCTGGCCGAGCAGCTCGAACCAAGCCTGGAGATCATTCGAGCCGCAGCTGCCTGGCTGCGACAGTCCGGACCTGGGCCTGTCGACACGCCGCTGCCGAAAGTAGTGCGCGTTCCCGAGGGCACGAGCTACCTGGCTATCGAGGGCCCGCTGGGTATTCTTGGCGCCCTGCTGGACAGCGCCGGTGGCAAGACTCCCTGGCGACTGAAGTTGCGCACCCCGTCTTTGGCCATGGTGCAATCCCTGACCAGCACCCTGATAGGTCTTCGGCTTGAACATCTGGGCGTGATGCTGCAGTCGTGCACCTTCGTCGTGGGTGACGCCGACCGCTGAAGCGCACGGGCCTGAGATCGAGTGAACTCTGGATCTGGGGTCATGCAGGCAAGTTACGTTGAACTTCAGCCGACTTGCTCTGCTACAAGAGCAAACACGGAATTCGAGAACTACTTCTCGTCGTGCTCGCGAAGATAGGTGGCGAAACGGGCACGCAGCAGTGCCTCCGTGGTCGGGTCGAGCGGGTTGTCGCCGAACATCTCGCGCACAGCGCGAACTGTCTCGATGAAGGTGCCACCGACGGCCCCCAAGTCACCGCCTTCACCCTCGATCGCAGCCATGCTCGGCATGTGGCCAAAGAGATCAGTGAAGAAACCAAGGTCGAGGTGCTTCTCGGCATGGTGAAAGGCCCGCTGCCGCAATTCATCAAAGGGCAGGTCCTCAAGCTCAGGCTCAGTACTCATGCGCTGACCCTACCGAGGCCAGAATCGTTGTTATCGCCGTCGGTTGGCAATCGACAAATGTGCTCGAGCCACAGTGCCGCCGCGGCCAGGGCGAGTGCACCAGCAGCCGAGGCAAGGCTTATCCAGACAGTGTCCGAGCCGGCCTGCGTTGCACGCGAGGGCAGGGTGCCAAGGCAGATCCCGGCATAGAAACCAGCAACCAGAGAGCCGGTGCGAGAACCGGCCATGGCCAACGCAGCCGTGCGTGCGGCCACGAGCGGCGCCATGGGGCGATGCCCGCGCTTGCGCTTCAACCGTGGCTGGGCCAGCACCGTCCAGATGAGCAGCGCGATCGTCAGAAACCACAAGGTGACAGCGGCCAACCACGGGATTGGCACGACGCGACCGGACTGGCTGTCGACGAGTACGGCTACGGCCCAGCCGATTGAACCGGCAAGCACTCCTAGCGCCAGGAGCAGACGGATTCGAGTCGGCCTCACGAATGAACCTGCAAGATCAGCGGCGGATCCAACTGTTGTACGCCCGTGGTATCGACTCCTTTGACGAGCGCGCTCACAGGTACGCCCAAGAGCTCAGCTTCGCTGTCAGCGTCGAGCCACGGAACAAGCACGAAGCCGCGCTCGGCCGCGCGGGGGTGAGGAAGGGTGAGTCGCTCATCTGAGGAGACAAGGTCATCGAAAACGATGATGTCGATGTCGAGAGTGCGCGGACCCCACCGCACTTCACGGGTCCGGTGCCAGTCCACCTCTATTGCATTCACCTGCTCGAGCAATTGCAATGGAGTCAGCGATGTATCGATAAGCACTATGGCATTGACATAGGTCGGTTGCTCAGGCCCTCCAACTGGGTCAGTCGCAAAGACGGATGAACTTCGAATCACCGTGATTCCCGCTGTTTGGGCAAGCGCATCCACAGCACCTTGCAGTGCTCCGAGGGCATCGCCCAAATTCGCCCCGAGCCCAAGAACTGCAGAACTCACGGGCGCTGAATCTTCAAGGCGACGCTCTGGAAGGGAACCGGAATCGGGGCCTGAGGCTTGTGCACTGTGATTTCTACTTGCTCGATCCCAGGGATTCGTAGTACATCGGCCGCGATCAGTTCGGCGAGAGTTTCGATGAGCGAGACCGGTTCGCCAACAATGCGATCGAACACCACCTGCGACACCGCCCCATAATCGACGGTGTCATTGAGATCATCACTGTGTGCTGCCTTGCTGGGAGCCAGAATCAGGGTGATGTCAACTACGAACTCCTGTCCATCTCTGCGCTCGTAGTCGAAGACACCATGGTGTCCCGTGCCCCGAATTCCGGTGATGACAATCTGATCTCTACTCATCCCCGCCCCAATCTCCATGCCTGACCAACGCGCACCGCATCAACACTTCCCGGCACATCGTGCACGCGCACTGCCCAGACTCCAGCAGCGGCAGCAAGTGCCGAGATCGCATCAGTTGCGATGTCGCGCTCATCAACCGCACGCGCTTCACCATTATCCGAACTCAGCAGGCTGCCAAGAAATCTCTTTCTCGATGCTCCAAGGAGCACTGGGTAATCCATCGCGACGAACTCATTGAGTGAATGCAGCAAAGCCCAGTTGTGATCGGCATCCTTCGCGAATCCCAAACCTGGATCGATCACGAGCGCATCCGCAGAGATTCCAGCATCGATCGCGGCGGCAAGGCGCTCACTTATCTCCGAGCGCACTTCATCGACAACGTGCACGTATTCAGCTTGCGACGCCATAGTGGCGCTGTGGCCTCTCCAATGCATCACCACGTAAGGGACTCCAAGCGATGCAATGGTTCCGTACATATCCGGATCTGCAAGCCCGCCGCTCACGTCATTGACGAGGAATGCCCCTTCGGCGACCGCAGCGCTTGCAGTCGTCGCGCGCATGGTGTCGATGCTGGCCGGCACTCCCGCAGCGCGCAGTCCGCTGAGAACAGCAAGCACTCGATGCTCTTCTTCGGAGGCAGTGATTCGAACGGCACCCGGGCGGGTCGACTCGCCACCCACGTCGACGAAGTCTGCGCCCGATTCGTGCAAGGCAACTCCGTGCTCAATCGCGGTCTTGGCATTGCGATAACGACCGCCGTCGGAGAAGGAATCCGGCGTGACGTTGAGCACTCCCACGACCAAAGTTCGATCGGCATTGCCCAAAGCCGCAGGCAGCCCTGCCGGGTGCCGGGTGCTCATCGGC encodes:
- the panC gene encoding pantoate--beta-alanine ligase, producing MTARLVSTHAELVAERGQLTPVAVVMTMGALHEGHAELIHCARQEVGRSGCVIVTDFVNPTQFGEAEDFERYPRTLDHDLELANVAGADLLYAPAVEELYGSANLQELGAQVMVIPGELGSILEGSSRPGHFQGMLTVVAKFLNLTDPDFALFGQKDYQQLALIKAMVKSLCFSINVVGVPTVREEDGLALSSRNRFLTKHERGEAVALPRAIAVAAEVAAQDGALAGERAGRAVLVDHPDIHLDYLVITNPELGDPVIGEGRVLIAAKLGSVRLIDNMPCFIGGSG
- a CDS encoding DUF2520 domain-containing protein, producing MVTAPPRLRVGVIGTGRAGSVIAAALQRAGHPVIAASAVSDLSRLRAEALLPTTPIVDLAEVAATTDLVLVAVPDDSLIGLVQGLANAGVVRPGQFWMHLSGRYGIEALDAVVKEGALPLAIHPVMSFTGTSIDLSRLADCPFGVTAPDALRSAAEALVIEMGGEPVWVPEGSRPLYHAALAFGSNFLITLVAQSVELLQRAGIEQPQRVLAPLLGASLDNALRLGDQALTGPVARGDARSVAAHIEVIGNESSTAEAAYRALARVTADRAVEAGLLSASLAGPLLEVLNSHGDPS
- a CDS encoding NADH-quinone oxidoreductase subunit D, which translates into the protein MSTREVLVAFGMARHLPADMYIDLGMLHPTQHAALQINLHLDGEIIIAADPRIGFMHRSDEKIFESLDYRQLLMLASRHDWVNAFHAELNIALLLEDAMGITPPERASWSRMLLAELDRVTTGLLMLGATSTGPSQAIQARESLMHVHEQLTGTRLHPMFVRIGGIAHELPPEWLDALETELDSLQLLLPALRSQAEREFAHLIGIGVITDEQVNTFGLSGICARACGINMDLRIQQPYLAYAQVKVPMQLGQASDIPSRLGLLAEQLEPSLEIIRAAAAWLRQSGPGPVDTPLPKVVRVPEGTSYLAIEGPLGILGALLDSAGGKTPWRLKLRTPSLAMVQSLTSTLIGLRLEHLGVMLQSCTFVVGDADR
- a CDS encoding DUF3180 domain-containing protein, whose product is MRPTRIRLLLALGVLAGSIGWAVAVLVDSQSGRVVPIPWLAAVTLWFLTIALLIWTVLAQPRLKRKRGHRPMAPLVAARTAALAMAGSRTGSLVAGFYAGICLGTLPSRATQAGSDTVWISLASAAGALALAAAALWLEHICRLPTDGDNNDSGLGRVSA
- the folK gene encoding 2-amino-4-hydroxy-6-hydroxymethyldihydropteridine diphosphokinase — its product is MSSAVLGLGANLGDALGALQGAVDALAQTAGITVIRSSSVFATDPVGGPEQPTYVNAIVLIDTSLTPLQLLEQVNAIEVDWHRTREVRWGPRTLDIDIIVFDDLVSSDERLTLPHPRAAERGFVLVPWLDADSEAELLGVPVSALVKGVDTTGVQQLDPPLILQVHS
- the folB gene encoding dihydroneopterin aldolase, coding for MSRDQIVITGIRGTGHHGVFDYERRDGQEFVVDITLILAPSKAAHSDDLNDTVDYGAVSQVVFDRIVGEPVSLIETLAELIAADVLRIPGIEQVEITVHKPQAPIPVPFQSVALKIQRP
- the folP gene encoding dihydropteroate synthase, which encodes MSTRHPAGLPAALGNADRTLVVGVLNVTPDSFSDGGRYRNAKTAIEHGVALHESGADFVDVGGESTRPGAVRITASEEEHRVLAVLSGLRAAGVPASIDTMRATTASAAVAEGAFLVNDVSGGLADPDMYGTIASLGVPYVVMHWRGHSATMASQAEYVHVVDEVRSEISERLAAAIDAGISADALVIDPGLGFAKDADHNWALLHSLNEFVAMDYPVLLGASRKRFLGSLLSSDNGEARAVDERDIATDAISALAAAAGVWAVRVHDVPGSVDAVRVGQAWRLGRG